In the Arthrobacter sp. 31Y genome, one interval contains:
- the aspS gene encoding aspartate--tRNA ligase — protein MLRTHDLGSLRSEHIGQTVTLAGWVGRRRDHGGVAFVDLRDASGVAQVVVREEEVFHGLRNEYVLQVTGTVNKRPEGNENPALATGEIEVIADNVVILNTSEPLPFQIDEHVEVGEEARLKHRYLDLRRPGPARNMRLRSEANRVARELLHQRGYVEIETPTLTRSTPEGARDFVVPARLAPGSWYALPQSPQLFKQLLQVGGFEKYYQIARCYRDEDFRADRQPEFTQLDIEASFVDQDDVIELGEAIVKALWQLIDVEIPTPIRRMTYLDAMAKYGSDKPDLRFGVELTELTEFFKDTNFGVFKAPYVGAVVMPGGASQPRRTLDGWQEFAKQRGHKGLAYVLFKEDGELAGPVAKNLTDEERAGLADAVGAKPGDCIFFAAGEKSAARALLGAARVEIGHRTGLIDPKDWAFVWIVDAPMFEPAAAAVASGDVAVGGGQWTAVHHAFTSPKPEFLDTFDKDPESALSYAYDIVCNGNEIGGGSIRIHEREVQERVFQLMGLDKEDAETKFGFLLEGFKYGAPPHGGMALGWDRVVALLAGVESIRDVIAFPKSGNGYDPLTAAPAPITAQQRKEAGVDFKPESKPAAKAEAKAE, from the coding sequence GTGCTGCGCACACATGACCTCGGATCCCTTCGCTCCGAGCACATTGGACAAACCGTTACCCTGGCCGGCTGGGTGGGCCGCCGCCGTGATCACGGTGGCGTTGCATTCGTTGACCTGCGTGACGCCTCCGGTGTCGCCCAGGTGGTTGTCCGTGAGGAAGAGGTCTTCCACGGCCTTCGGAACGAGTACGTGCTGCAGGTGACGGGTACCGTCAACAAGCGCCCTGAAGGCAACGAGAATCCGGCTCTGGCAACGGGCGAAATCGAGGTTATCGCGGACAACGTTGTTATCCTCAACACCTCCGAGCCTCTCCCGTTCCAGATCGACGAGCACGTGGAGGTCGGCGAGGAAGCCCGGCTTAAGCACCGCTACCTGGACCTGCGCCGCCCCGGCCCCGCACGCAACATGCGCCTGCGTTCAGAGGCAAACCGAGTGGCACGCGAACTGCTGCACCAGCGCGGATACGTCGAAATCGAGACACCTACGCTGACGCGTTCGACGCCGGAAGGCGCCCGCGACTTCGTGGTTCCGGCTCGTCTTGCCCCGGGTTCCTGGTACGCCCTGCCGCAGTCGCCGCAGCTTTTCAAGCAGCTCCTCCAAGTGGGCGGCTTCGAGAAGTATTACCAGATTGCCCGTTGCTACCGTGACGAGGACTTCCGTGCCGACCGTCAGCCGGAGTTCACGCAGTTGGACATCGAAGCCAGCTTCGTTGACCAGGACGATGTCATTGAACTGGGCGAGGCGATCGTCAAGGCCTTGTGGCAGTTGATCGACGTCGAGATCCCCACCCCGATCCGCCGCATGACGTACCTGGACGCCATGGCCAAATACGGTTCGGACAAGCCTGACCTGCGTTTCGGCGTGGAGCTGACTGAACTTACCGAGTTCTTCAAAGACACTAACTTCGGCGTCTTCAAGGCACCCTACGTCGGCGCAGTGGTCATGCCCGGTGGCGCTTCCCAACCGCGCCGTACCCTGGACGGCTGGCAGGAATTCGCCAAGCAGCGTGGACACAAGGGCCTGGCGTACGTCCTCTTCAAGGAGGACGGCGAGCTCGCTGGCCCCGTTGCCAAGAACCTCACGGATGAAGAGCGCGCCGGCCTTGCTGACGCCGTTGGCGCCAAGCCCGGCGACTGCATCTTCTTTGCTGCCGGCGAGAAGTCCGCGGCGCGTGCCCTGCTGGGTGCCGCACGTGTTGAAATTGGCCACCGCACCGGCTTGATCGATCCCAAGGACTGGGCGTTCGTTTGGATCGTGGACGCTCCCATGTTCGAGCCTGCTGCCGCTGCTGTTGCCTCTGGCGACGTCGCAGTGGGCGGGGGACAGTGGACGGCCGTTCACCACGCCTTCACCTCGCCCAAGCCGGAGTTCCTTGACACGTTCGACAAAGACCCGGAGTCGGCACTCTCCTACGCCTACGACATCGTCTGCAACGGCAACGAGATCGGTGGCGGCTCCATCCGTATCCACGAGCGCGAAGTGCAGGAACGCGTCTTCCAGCTCATGGGACTGGACAAGGAAGATGCCGAAACGAAGTTCGGTTTCCTCCTGGAGGGCTTCAAGTACGGCGCCCCTCCGCATGGCGGCATGGCCCTCGGCTGGGACCGCGTGGTGGCTCTGCTCGCCGGCGTGGAATCCATCCGCGACGTCATTGCGTTCCCGAAGTCCGGCAACGGTTACGACCCCCTGACCGCAGCTCCTGCTCCCATCACGGCGCAGCAGCGCAAGGAAGCGGGCGTCGACTTCAAGCCGGAGTCCAAGCCTGCCGCCAAGGCAGAGGCGAAGGCCGAGTAG
- the hisS gene encoding histidine--tRNA ligase, with protein sequence MARTASLSGFPEWLPQERLVELHVLDTLRKTFELHGFSSIETRAVETVGQLLRKGEIDKEVYGLSRLQDDEGEAVKSDKSDPNALALHFDLTVPFARYVVENAGYLAFPFRRYQIQKVWRGERPQEGRAREFTQADIDVVGDGELPFRYDVEIALVIAEALSALPIPDFRLRINNRKLAEGFYRGIGLTDTAGVLRSIDKLEKIGAAKVAELLKSELGATDEQAALALELAGIRTEDTSFVERVRALGVKDDLLEEGLNELQQVIEAAVQRAPGKVIADLSIARGLDYYTGTVVETVLVGHEQLGSICSGGRYDALASKGNRKFPGVGLSIGVTRLVSRILSQELATASRSVPTAVLVALNTDDSWSAAQDIAAQLRGRGIATEVAAKAEKFGKQIKFADRRGIPFVWFTDDDGKHQVKDIRSGEQVDADPASWAPSEEDLHVRVTTA encoded by the coding sequence ATGGCACGTACCGCCTCCCTGTCCGGATTCCCCGAGTGGCTTCCCCAGGAGCGGTTGGTGGAACTCCATGTGCTGGATACGCTCCGGAAGACCTTCGAGCTCCACGGCTTTTCCTCCATTGAGACCCGTGCTGTTGAAACCGTGGGACAGCTGCTCCGCAAAGGCGAGATCGACAAAGAGGTCTATGGCCTGAGCCGGCTTCAGGACGATGAAGGTGAGGCTGTCAAGTCGGACAAGTCTGACCCGAACGCCTTGGCCCTTCACTTCGACCTGACCGTTCCCTTTGCCCGCTATGTGGTGGAGAACGCCGGCTACCTGGCATTTCCCTTCCGCCGGTACCAGATCCAGAAAGTTTGGCGGGGCGAGCGTCCGCAGGAAGGCCGTGCGCGTGAGTTCACTCAGGCGGACATCGATGTTGTGGGCGACGGCGAACTGCCGTTCCGTTACGACGTCGAAATCGCGTTGGTCATCGCCGAGGCCTTGAGCGCCCTCCCGATCCCGGACTTCCGGCTTCGGATCAACAACCGCAAGCTGGCTGAAGGCTTCTATCGCGGCATTGGGCTCACTGACACGGCAGGGGTGCTGCGCAGCATCGACAAACTGGAAAAAATCGGCGCCGCCAAGGTGGCTGAGCTGCTGAAGAGTGAACTCGGAGCCACGGACGAGCAGGCTGCGCTGGCGCTGGAATTGGCTGGCATTCGAACGGAAGACACCTCATTCGTGGAACGAGTGCGTGCACTTGGAGTCAAGGACGACCTCCTGGAAGAGGGCCTGAATGAGCTTCAGCAGGTTATTGAGGCTGCCGTCCAGCGGGCCCCTGGCAAGGTTATTGCCGACCTCAGCATCGCCCGCGGCCTGGACTACTACACAGGGACCGTCGTTGAGACCGTCCTGGTGGGCCACGAGCAGCTGGGTTCCATCTGTTCCGGAGGCCGCTACGACGCGTTGGCGAGCAAGGGCAACCGCAAGTTCCCCGGCGTCGGGCTTTCCATTGGCGTGACGCGACTCGTGTCCCGCATCCTCAGCCAGGAACTGGCTACGGCCTCCCGATCTGTTCCCACCGCAGTGTTGGTGGCCTTGAACACGGACGACAGCTGGTCCGCTGCTCAGGACATTGCCGCCCAATTGCGCGGTCGGGGCATTGCCACCGAAGTTGCAGCCAAAGCGGAGAAGTTCGGCAAGCAGATCAAGTTCGCGGATCGTCGAGGCATTCCGTTCGTGTGGTTCACCGACGACGACGGCAAGCACCAGGTCAAGGACATCCGCTCCGGTGAGCAGGTAGACGCTGACCCTGCGAGCTGGGCGCCGTCGGAAGAGGATCTGCACGTCCGGGTCACCACCGCCTGA
- a CDS encoding peptidylprolyl isomerase gives MATRSRDDREAKRRIRQMEAKRALRQEQGKRRKRDNTIAVSAAGVAVVLAVVLQLTAFSSNPTEAEFAAAEAGLSSPSASPAASNSADIPGPETAAGKTFTGELALNSGVLGIELNGTAAPQAAAVFKSLSDAGYYNGKFCHRLTTSETFGLLQCGATDENGTDDPNYRWGPLENAPADNNYPAGTIAVARTGNNAFGNGHQFFIVYKDTTIPADTAGGYTVVGKVTSGLDVVAKIAAAGLKPGENASDGAPVAPVTIDSFSLK, from the coding sequence TTGGCAACAAGGTCGCGGGATGACCGCGAAGCGAAACGGCGCATCAGGCAGATGGAAGCCAAGCGTGCCCTGCGGCAGGAACAGGGCAAGCGACGCAAGCGCGACAACACCATCGCCGTGAGTGCGGCCGGCGTGGCGGTGGTATTGGCCGTCGTGCTGCAACTGACAGCCTTCAGCTCGAACCCCACCGAGGCGGAGTTCGCCGCCGCCGAAGCAGGGCTCAGTTCACCGTCCGCGTCCCCCGCCGCATCGAACAGCGCCGACATACCCGGTCCGGAAACGGCTGCTGGAAAGACCTTCACCGGCGAACTCGCATTGAACAGCGGCGTGCTCGGCATCGAACTGAACGGAACCGCGGCACCGCAGGCTGCCGCCGTCTTCAAGTCCCTGAGTGACGCCGGGTACTACAACGGGAAGTTCTGCCACCGCCTGACGACGTCCGAAACGTTCGGGCTCCTGCAGTGCGGCGCCACCGACGAAAACGGGACGGACGACCCTAACTACCGATGGGGTCCACTGGAAAACGCGCCTGCGGACAACAACTACCCTGCCGGGACCATTGCCGTGGCCCGCACCGGGAACAACGCATTCGGCAACGGCCACCAATTTTTCATTGTTTACAAGGACACCACCATTCCGGCTGATACGGCCGGTGGATACACCGTGGTGGGTAAGGTGACCAGCGGCCTGGACGTCGTTGCCAAGATTGCCGCAGCAGGCCTCAAACCCGGTGAAAACGCCAGCGACGGCGCCCCTGTGGCACCTGTCACGATAGACTCGTTTTCTCTGAAGTAA
- a CDS encoding DUF349 domain-containing protein, whose translation MTDSQKSDETAVAANEEAVEANGANDSAAPAPVNNAPASEAAQAPQADAAAPADEAPQADAPAPTPEAAATAGDTTDHAAAAAPAAPAAPRPTPSSAPSPAAFAARPKAPAAVVPAAPAVSAASLAEAAKWGRAEGDGHVFLTLDGEEIAVGQYPGVSTDEALGYFARKFDDVIAQVVLLEHRVESKAPATDMQKTVTHLREQLAERNMVGDIRAAEARLDALSAQVVELEKSEKAAHEAVRASELAAREAIVAEAETIAGQDPAQIQWKTSSARMNELFETWKAAQKSGVRLGRSNEDALWKRFRSARTVFDRHRRAYFSQLDSNNSAAKSAKEALIAEAEALSTSTDWGFAAGEYRRLMDQWKTTPRASRKDDDALWGRFRAAQDVFFSNRQAANEQIDQEYTANLGVKEQLVAEAQALLPINDLNAAKKALQSIRDRWEDAGKVPRADMGRIEAGLRKVEDAVREAEEEKWRRSNPETKARTNSALSQLESAIAGLKEDLEKAEKAGDQRRIKAAREALEARQAWLDQIQRSASDLA comes from the coding sequence GTGACAGACAGTCAGAAATCCGACGAAACAGCAGTAGCGGCCAACGAAGAAGCAGTCGAGGCAAACGGCGCCAATGATTCAGCGGCGCCAGCTCCCGTGAACAATGCTCCAGCCAGCGAGGCAGCTCAGGCGCCTCAGGCAGATGCAGCTGCTCCAGCCGACGAAGCACCTCAGGCAGATGCACCAGCTCCGACTCCCGAGGCAGCTGCGACTGCCGGGGACACTACGGATCACGCTGCGGCAGCAGCGCCCGCGGCACCGGCTGCTCCTCGCCCGACGCCGTCCTCAGCGCCTTCCCCAGCCGCCTTCGCGGCCCGCCCAAAGGCTCCTGCCGCCGTCGTTCCTGCCGCCCCTGCGGTATCTGCGGCGTCACTCGCCGAGGCAGCCAAGTGGGGGCGCGCCGAAGGTGATGGCCACGTCTTCCTGACACTGGACGGTGAAGAGATCGCTGTTGGTCAGTACCCGGGCGTCAGCACCGATGAGGCCCTTGGCTACTTTGCCCGCAAGTTTGACGACGTCATTGCACAGGTAGTTCTCCTGGAACACCGCGTGGAGTCCAAGGCACCTGCCACGGACATGCAGAAGACTGTCACGCACCTGCGTGAGCAGCTCGCGGAGCGCAACATGGTGGGCGACATCCGTGCTGCCGAGGCCCGCTTGGACGCCCTGTCAGCCCAGGTCGTTGAACTGGAAAAGTCGGAGAAAGCAGCCCATGAGGCGGTGCGCGCCAGCGAACTCGCGGCTCGCGAAGCAATCGTTGCTGAAGCTGAAACCATCGCCGGACAGGACCCCGCTCAAATCCAGTGGAAAACGTCCAGCGCACGAATGAACGAGCTGTTTGAAACGTGGAAGGCCGCGCAGAAGAGCGGGGTCAGGCTCGGCCGCAGCAACGAAGACGCACTCTGGAAGCGTTTCCGCTCGGCTCGGACGGTCTTCGATCGTCACCGCCGCGCCTACTTCTCCCAGCTGGACAGCAACAACTCTGCGGCAAAGTCCGCCAAGGAAGCCCTGATTGCAGAGGCCGAAGCGCTCTCCACCTCCACCGACTGGGGATTCGCAGCAGGCGAGTACCGCAGGTTGATGGACCAGTGGAAGACCACGCCTCGCGCAAGCCGCAAGGATGATGACGCACTGTGGGGCCGCTTCCGCGCCGCCCAGGACGTCTTCTTCAGCAACCGTCAGGCCGCCAACGAGCAGATCGATCAGGAATACACTGCCAACCTGGGTGTGAAGGAACAGCTGGTGGCTGAAGCGCAGGCTCTCCTGCCCATCAACGATCTCAACGCTGCCAAGAAGGCTCTCCAATCCATCAGGGATCGTTGGGAAGATGCCGGCAAGGTTCCCCGCGCCGATATGGGCAGGATCGAGGCCGGGCTGCGCAAGGTTGAGGACGCGGTCCGTGAAGCCGAGGAAGAGAAATGGCGCCGGAGCAACCCGGAAACCAAGGCCCGCACCAACAGCGCGTTGTCACAGCTTGAGTCCGCCATCGCAGGCCTTAAGGAGGATCTGGAGAAGGCTGAAAAGGCCGGCGACCAGCGCCGCATCAAGGCTGCCCGCGAAGCACTGGAAGCACGTCAAGCATGGCTTGACCAGATCCAGCGCTCCGCCAGTGACCTCGCCTAG